The DNA region CCTTATACTGGTACCTTATACTGGTACCTTATACTGGTACCCTATACTGGTACACTATACTGGTACCTTATACTGGTACACTATACTGGTACCTTATACTGGTACACTATACTGGTACCTTATACTGGTACACTATACTGGTACACTATACTGGTACCTTATACTGGTACCTTATACTGGTACACTATACTAGTACCTTATACTGGCACCCTATACTGGTACCTTATACTGGTACCTTATACTGGTACACTATACTGGTACACTATACTGGTACACTATACTGGTACCTTATACTGGTACACTATACTGGTACACTATACTGGTACCTTATACTGGTACCttattgtaacaccactataaaatataaaataataatgtaaGTAACACTATTAATtatactgagtaacacttccttccAGTTGCACTTGGCAACACTGTTATTGAACGCGGTaatgtgagctgacatatgatggttacaccggaaccaaaggtacactgccaacaaggaaatgctaacacaggatgaaatacgctgccaccatctgccttgaccattgagactatatcaagcaacgaggcaagaaacattgcttgactttgagagtactttctatgactgtcattaattatgggacaGTTGCCAGCcattatatccaaaaggctaagaggattcaacaattgacacagacgggaaatttaacatgagtttattgagaccaaaattatgtcaatcaccacttataaatcctactctaacactggcaaagttaagaaatttggacatggaacaaaacctcagagatcacacacattaccttaagacctgtctctccctggctgagatgttcttcacagacccgctctcgatcccggtgtcccGCACTCTCTCCTCactaagtctctacaggacctctatatacaacccccacaggggggaggggggagatcagctgttgctacctacaccaagaATGTAAGAAGTCGGCCACACGCGCACAAACActtaaaaatatttcaattaagcttgtttgacattcagcatacactcttcaagagaggagttattaattacgtgtgtgactgacctctgacctggccaaaaggggggagatccatggatgtttacacataagaatctggagtgtaattcccttgcatgaaatattacatacttgaaactatgctgactaagactaacccaggaattttttattcaacatacaagataaaccggaggtcatctgggctgacctcttggagaaggcttccctgagtgtgaactctaaggggggggggggggggggcatgggtgtTACACATGGGTGTTACAACGTAAATATATACCTGTTATGTTAACAAACAAAACACCACTACCTTCTCATTATATCCGGCTAAACTACTCGACAAATACATTGTATAATACATAATATTGTATAATACATTGTATAATACATAATATTGTATAATACATTGTATAATACATAATATTGTATAATACATTGTATAATACATAATATTGTATAATACATAATATTGTATAATACATTGTATAATACATAATATTGTATAATACattgtataatacataatactgtataatacattgtataatacataatattgtataatacattgtataatacataatattgtataatacattgtataatacataatattgtataatacattgtataatacataatattgtataatacattgtataatacataatattgtataatacattgtataatacataatatttattattatttatataaatgattcCCATTTTGGGGGAATATTATTAGTTTACTTAATTACTGGACACTCAGGACACAGTCTCAGGACACAGTCTCAGGACACAGTCTCAGGACACAGTCTCTGGACACAGTCTCAGGACACAGTCTCAGGACTCAGTCTCAGGACACAGTCTCAGGACACAGTCTCAGGACACAGTCTCAGGACACAGTCTCTGGACACAGTCTCTGGACACAGTCTCAGGACAGTCTCTGGACACAGTCTCAGGACACAGTCTCAGGACACAGTCTCTGGACACAGTCTCAGGACAGTCTCAGGACACAGTCTCAGGACACAGTCTCTGAACACAGTCTCAGGACACAGTCTCAGGACACAGTCTCAGGACACAGTCTCTGGACACAGTCTCAGGACACAGTCTCAGGACACAGTCTCTGGACACAGTCTCAGGACACAGTCTCTGGACACAGTCTCAGGACACAGTCTCAGGACACAGCCTCAGGACACAGTCTCAGGACACAGTCTCAGGACACAGTCTCTGGACACAGTCTCAGGACACAGTCTCAGGACACAGTCTCTGGACACAGTCTCAGGACACAGTCTCAGGACACAGTCTCTGGACACAGTCTCAGGACACAGTCTCAGGACACAGTCTCTGGACACAGTCTCAGGACACAGTCTCAGGACACAGTCTCAGGACACAGTCTCAGGACACAGTCTCTGGACACAGTCTCAGGACACAGTCTCAGGACACAGTCTCAGGACACAGTCTCAGGACACAGTCTCAGGACACAGTCTCAGGACACAGTCTCTGGACACAGTCTGTGGACACAGTCTCAGGACAAAGTCTCTGGACACAGTCTGTGGACACAGTCTCAGGACACAGTCTCTGGACACAGTCTCAGGACACAGTCTCTGGACACAGTCTCAGGACACAGTCTCTGGACACAGTCTCTGGACAAAGCCTCAGGACACACAGAGACATCAGGCCTgccaacagtgacacacagagacctcAGGCCTGCcaacagtgacaccagatcacacaCAGAGACATCAGGCCTgccaacagtgacacacagaaaCCTCAGGCCTGCCAACAGTGACACTAGATCACACACAGAGACATCAGGCCTGCCAACAGTGACacaacatcacacacagagaccTCAGGCCTGCcaacagtgacaccagatcacacaCAGAGATAT from Procambarus clarkii isolate CNS0578487 chromosome 31, FALCON_Pclarkii_2.0, whole genome shotgun sequence includes:
- the LOC123758589 gene encoding mucin-21-like; the encoded protein is MTATPSVFTVTGALTGQAIGHSLRTQSQDTVSGHSLWTQSQDTVSGLSLRTQSQDTVSGHSLRTQSLDTVSGHSLRTVSGHSLRTQSQDTVSGHSLRTVSGHSLRTQSLNTVSGHSLRTQSQDTVSGHSLRTQSQDTVSGHSLRTQSLDTVSGHSLRTQPQDTVSGHSLRTQSLDTVSGHSLRTQSLDTVSGHSLRTQSLDTVSGHSLRTQSLDTVSGHSLRTQSQDTVSGHSLWTQSQDTVSGHSLRTQSQDTVSGHSLRTQSLDTVCGHSLRTKSLDTVCGHSLRTQSLDTVSGHSLWTQSQDTVSGHSLWTKPQDTQRHQACQQ